In Microvenator marinus, one genomic interval encodes:
- a CDS encoding glycoside hydrolase family 43 protein, producing the protein MNNRFLNVLWVLMLAGCAGDLDQGLTPGLEDMGEPIADMRVDAGDSADSGADLPVLEPDMTPDTAPDMTEEPEPCSTRIWYGESWIRPERPTTYDDVQGKVTWDGVCQVDGAGNGFAELSNGWKPYFEGRSCVIGFEYSGACEDVPTSCRTRIGYGPSWMAPANHPNRFDDVQGVVTWEGTCRAAGGDSAARLSNGWDPHFQGGGACDLAFRYEQCGGLFHNPVIRADCPDPGILKDGDRYYLTCTHTGGPGLFPIYTSTDLVNWSRDASILAERPGWANDRFWAPEIHKVDEGLYVAYYTASTRSNNRLSIGAATASSPLGPFTDIGEPLIYDPNPGVIDAHYFRASDGKRYLTWKRDGNAVGARTPIFLQEVAADGVTLSGPVSTILTNDRTWEGAVVEGQWIVEKDGYFYLFYSGNGYASPSYGVGIARATSVRGPYTKASSPILRSNGQWDGPGHGAILPGPSGDWVHVYHAWQKGRVGQSPGRQVLVDRVTWSEGWPQMLGAPSRRSQPMP; encoded by the coding sequence ATGAACAACCGTTTCTTAAATGTTTTGTGGGTGCTGATGCTGGCCGGTTGCGCTGGAGATTTGGACCAGGGCTTGACGCCAGGCTTAGAGGACATGGGCGAGCCAATCGCCGATATGCGAGTGGATGCGGGAGATTCTGCCGATTCGGGCGCGGACCTGCCGGTCCTCGAGCCTGATATGACGCCGGATACTGCGCCAGATATGACCGAGGAACCTGAGCCGTGTTCAACCCGCATTTGGTACGGGGAGAGCTGGATTCGCCCGGAGAGACCAACCACCTACGATGATGTGCAAGGCAAGGTGACATGGGATGGTGTCTGCCAAGTCGATGGGGCGGGAAATGGGTTTGCGGAGCTCTCGAACGGCTGGAAGCCTTATTTTGAAGGGCGAAGCTGCGTGATTGGTTTCGAGTACTCCGGGGCTTGTGAAGACGTTCCAACCTCGTGCCGAACGCGCATTGGATATGGCCCAAGCTGGATGGCGCCGGCGAATCATCCCAACAGGTTTGATGATGTTCAGGGCGTGGTGACCTGGGAAGGCACGTGCCGTGCCGCAGGTGGGGACTCTGCAGCTCGTCTATCTAACGGGTGGGACCCGCATTTTCAGGGCGGCGGGGCTTGCGATTTAGCGTTTCGATACGAGCAATGCGGCGGACTCTTTCACAACCCAGTCATTCGGGCAGATTGCCCCGACCCGGGGATCTTGAAAGATGGTGATAGGTATTACCTCACGTGTACACATACCGGTGGACCCGGCCTCTTTCCGATCTACACGTCTACTGACCTCGTGAATTGGTCGCGAGACGCCTCCATTTTGGCTGAGAGGCCCGGATGGGCGAATGACCGGTTCTGGGCGCCTGAGATTCATAAAGTCGATGAGGGGCTCTATGTGGCCTATTACACTGCGAGTACGCGGTCCAACAATCGGCTTTCCATTGGGGCCGCGACGGCGAGTTCACCGCTTGGACCTTTCACGGATATCGGCGAGCCCTTGATTTACGACCCGAATCCCGGTGTTATTGATGCGCATTACTTTAGGGCTAGCGACGGTAAGCGGTATTTGACGTGGAAACGCGACGGCAATGCGGTCGGGGCGCGCACACCTATTTTCCTCCAAGAGGTGGCTGCAGATGGAGTCACGCTGAGTGGCCCAGTCTCTACGATTCTGACGAATGACCGTACTTGGGAAGGGGCAGTGGTTGAAGGGCAATGGATTGTGGAAAAGGACGGGTATTTCTACCTCTTCTACAGTGGCAATGGCTACGCGAGCCCAAGCTACGGGGTCGGGATAGCGCGGGCTACGTCTGTACGCGGGCCTTACACGAAGGCCAGTAGCCCGATTTTGCGGTCAAATGGGCAGTGGGATGGTCCAGGGCATGGCGCGATTTTACCCGGACCGTCTGGGGATTGGGTGCACGTTTACCACGCGTGGCAGAAGGGCAGGGTAGGGCAGTCGCCTGGGCGGCAGGTGCTCGTGGACCGAGTCACATGGTCCGAAGGTTGGCCTCAGATGCTTGGGGCACCTTCGAGGCGTTCGCAGCCGATGCCTTAA
- the rsfS gene encoding ribosome silencing factor, whose amino-acid sequence MDPKAASTPNQEFDTEELARFIAELTWDLKGLNTVVVDLRGRVSYTDFVIVTTASSDRQMSALARHIEGKLKEETGVVPYGREGVDSGKWALIDFGDAILHIFNGPTREDYDLERMWVDAPRLDLEDKPEALYGRFDLDEFEN is encoded by the coding sequence ATGGACCCCAAGGCAGCATCCACCCCTAACCAAGAGTTCGATACCGAAGAACTTGCGCGCTTTATCGCCGAGCTTACGTGGGACCTCAAGGGACTCAATACCGTAGTCGTCGACCTCAGAGGTCGTGTGAGCTACACCGATTTTGTGATCGTCACCACAGCGTCGTCTGACCGACAGATGTCCGCCCTGGCACGTCATATCGAAGGCAAGCTCAAGGAAGAGACCGGCGTGGTTCCTTACGGCCGAGAAGGCGTCGACTCTGGAAAATGGGCACTCATCGACTTCGGGGACGCCATCCTGCACATCTTCAACGGCCCTACCCGCGAAGACTACGACCTCGAGCGCATGTGGGTCGACGCACCGCGTCTTGACCTCGAAGACAAGCCAGAGGCCCTCTATGGCCGATTCGACCTCGACGAATTCGAAAACTAG
- a CDS encoding glutamate-5-semialdehyde dehydrogenase, with protein sequence MTNPLTPQAEKIRAASRWLARASTAQKNDALIRAAESIRAATPQILEANAIDLQKSQRDQAFNDRLKLTEQRIEDMALAIEEVIQLPDPVGRVDSMWRRPNGLKVGRQRIPLGVIGIIYEARPNVTSDAAALCLKSGNAVILRGGSDAHASSKAVFEAFQAGLKASSLDPRAVDAIAFLDDTDRESVRYLLELEDYVDVIIPRGGKGLIRFVNEHSRIPVIKHDEGVCHVVVEGSAKPEMVDSIVLNAKTQRPTVCNAAECLVVLKNALDVHLARLLPKLAEAGVFLYLDETSLALAEKIGLPNSCYQSAKPEDYGKEFLSLELAVRVVDDLEDAIQHIAEFGSRHTEALLTENHSLAEAFVDAVDSSCVVINASTRFADGGQLGLGAEIGISTTRLHAYGPMGIEELTTTKFVIFGSGQVRT encoded by the coding sequence ATGACGAACCCTTTGACCCCACAGGCAGAGAAGATAAGAGCCGCAAGCCGTTGGCTAGCAAGAGCTTCCACCGCTCAGAAGAATGACGCTCTTATCAGAGCCGCCGAGTCGATTCGTGCCGCAACCCCACAGATACTTGAGGCAAACGCAATCGACCTCCAAAAGAGCCAACGTGATCAGGCATTCAACGATCGGCTCAAACTCACCGAGCAAAGAATCGAGGATATGGCACTCGCCATCGAGGAAGTCATCCAATTGCCTGACCCAGTTGGTCGCGTCGATAGTATGTGGCGACGACCGAACGGCCTAAAGGTGGGACGCCAACGCATCCCGCTCGGCGTCATCGGAATCATCTACGAAGCTCGGCCCAACGTCACAAGTGACGCGGCGGCCCTCTGTCTAAAAAGCGGCAACGCCGTCATCTTGCGCGGCGGTAGCGATGCGCACGCCTCTTCCAAGGCCGTCTTCGAGGCGTTTCAAGCAGGCCTCAAGGCCTCCAGCCTCGACCCGAGAGCCGTGGATGCCATCGCCTTTCTAGACGACACCGACCGCGAATCCGTTCGCTATCTTCTAGAACTCGAAGACTACGTAGATGTGATCATCCCAAGAGGCGGAAAAGGTCTGATTCGCTTCGTCAACGAACACTCCAGAATCCCCGTCATCAAACACGACGAAGGCGTTTGCCATGTGGTAGTCGAAGGCAGCGCCAAACCGGAGATGGTCGACTCGATCGTGCTCAACGCAAAGACCCAGCGCCCCACAGTGTGTAATGCCGCCGAATGTCTGGTCGTCCTCAAGAACGCGCTCGACGTACACCTTGCGCGCCTCCTTCCAAAACTCGCCGAAGCGGGCGTCTTTCTCTATCTGGACGAGACATCTTTAGCTTTGGCCGAAAAAATTGGACTTCCGAACTCTTGCTATCAATCCGCAAAACCGGAAGACTATGGCAAGGAGTTCCTCTCACTGGAACTCGCTGTGAGGGTCGTCGACGATCTTGAAGATGCTATCCAACATATTGCCGAATTCGGCTCTCGCCATACGGAGGCACTCTTGACAGAGAATCATTCTCTGGCAGAAGCCTTCGTGGACGCCGTGGATTCTTCTTGCGTTGTCATCAACGCCTCAACCCGATTCGCGGATGGCGGGCAACTTGGACTCGGTGCCGAGATTGGAATCAGTACAACGCGCCTACACGCGTACGGGCCGATGGGCATTGAAGAGCTCACGACCACGAAATTTGTGATATTTGGAAGCGGACAAGTCCGCACTTAA
- a CDS encoding co-chaperone GroES, protein MAVKPLYDRVLVERVESEQKTASGLYIPETAKEKPLEGFVRSVGPGKRGDDGNFIKMQVQEGDRILFGKYSGTEITIAGKEHLILGESEILAVITE, encoded by the coding sequence ATGGCAGTGAAACCGTTGTATGATCGTGTGTTGGTAGAGCGAGTTGAGAGCGAGCAGAAGACCGCATCAGGCCTCTACATTCCAGAAACCGCAAAAGAGAAGCCGCTCGAAGGCTTCGTACGTTCAGTTGGTCCGGGCAAGCGTGGCGATGATGGCAACTTCATCAAAATGCAAGTTCAGGAAGGAGACCGCATCCTCTTCGGCAAGTACTCGGGAACCGAGATCACGATTGCCGGAAAAGAGCACCTCATCCTTGGTGAGTCCGAGATCCTTGCGGTGATTACTGAGTAA